From Solidesulfovibrio carbinoliphilus subsp. oakridgensis, the proteins below share one genomic window:
- a CDS encoding ABC transporter ATP-binding protein — translation MAAPDILLHAEGITKTFTLGKVAVPALRGVDVAVAAGEVALLMGPSGSGKTTLLSILGCILAPSGGTVTVMGRQTAGLPERELAGVRLAHIGFIFQGYNLFPTLYAEENIRVALDLRGITGHEARDRSRAALDAVGLSDKYRVLPRDLSGGQKQRVAIARALVAEPEILLADEPTAALDSETGRSVIGLLRDLAVTHGRCVVIVTHDARIAAFADRVIRIEDGHIVPNGGNGANGEKKT, via the coding sequence GTGGCCGCACCCGACATCCTGCTCCACGCCGAGGGCATCACCAAGACCTTCACCCTGGGCAAGGTCGCGGTGCCGGCCCTGCGCGGCGTGGACGTGGCCGTGGCCGCCGGCGAGGTGGCGCTTCTCATGGGCCCCTCCGGCAGCGGCAAGACCACGCTCCTTTCCATCCTCGGCTGCATCCTGGCCCCGTCCGGCGGCACGGTCACGGTCATGGGCCGCCAGACGGCCGGACTGCCCGAGCGCGAACTGGCCGGGGTGCGGCTGGCCCATATCGGGTTTATTTTCCAGGGCTACAACCTTTTTCCCACGCTTTATGCCGAGGAGAACATCCGGGTGGCCCTGGACCTGCGCGGCATAACCGGCCACGAGGCCAGGGACCGGTCCCGGGCCGCCCTGGACGCCGTGGGGTTGTCCGACAAATACCGTGTCCTGCCCCGGGACCTGTCCGGCGGCCAGAAGCAGCGCGTGGCCATTGCCCGGGCCCTGGTCGCCGAACCGGAAATCCTTCTTGCCGACGAACCGACGGCCGCCCTTGATTCCGAAACCGGCCGGTCCGTCATCGGGCTTTTGCGCGATCTGGCCGTGACCCACGGCCGGTGCGTGGTCATCGTCACCCACGACGCCCGCATTGCCGCCTTCGCGGACCGGGTCATCCGCATCGAAGACGGCCACATCGTTCCCAATGGGGGAAATGGGGCCAACGGAGAGAAAAAGACATGA
- a CDS encoding glycosyltransferase has translation MRIVHFSLTPLAGMPVRLAAALRRHGGLDARLVDATRFGLFGQDVVFDETPDLAVALAEAADVICLHNYLGLASTAFAPIDFAALARRGAAVLRQFHSTPELVAGTMGIPTAALLADPLPSLVIAQYPERLYPRAMVVPNFVPEDEDAYRPAAGPPDVDVFFSHTKTVGAFEDRWNTKAAPEVTALLADLHRRQGVTADIATGVPLAEALGRKRRARLVVDDLVSGSYHLTGLEGLSMAKPVLSYLDGRCLELLAAFAGTAKCPFVNVRLEDAGPALLALHADPLAATDIGALGREWLVEHWSAASRVAYYVDAYERLLRDPALVSRQPEFSLDGPGRRFFAVALPEAMHEARKTAALRAALLPPPYASGRNFFPWRISRKSHFAAFTPPPELAFRDAGLADLKYYQHLLAWHVLSASLPEGARVLEIGGGDSPLGRVLAKRFDYTNLDPLAGAGNGPTGPAAAPPGRLVRAALGDFSPQLADRSFDAVVSVSALEHVPEDPAVWRGLADDLSRLGRPGSFHLHLFDVVARPDGPWTSGFLPYLLSLLGRRDELTPFAGLEGDPDWHFLGKAAYDRNWRPVTGQPFDAFGRAFSWNLFFTAEELPPPCEDAAHATVTLLGADAAASLALPIILVRKKLPAIRLVTPSLDQAAFLPAALDSVLSQGYPALEYVVHDGGSTDGSAAIVRRASRHLHSWRSGPDGGHYPAVAAGFAGTGAPILGWLNADDLLHPLALMKVADTFLADPGSQWITGRPTAFDASGRVTWVRPDLPDWSPDVFYKGDFRAFIQQESTFFRRELWEAAGAGFCNDFRLAGDFDLWLRFFKLARLRTVDRLLGGYRRHGSNRAVLGRDRYLAEVRASLDRHQPFFDARKKHP, from the coding sequence ATGCGCATCGTCCACTTTTCCCTGACCCCCCTGGCCGGGATGCCGGTCCGGCTGGCGGCGGCCCTGCGGCGGCACGGGGGCCTGGACGCCCGGCTCGTGGACGCCACCCGGTTCGGGCTTTTCGGCCAGGACGTGGTCTTTGACGAGACCCCCGACCTGGCCGTGGCCCTGGCCGAGGCGGCGGACGTCATCTGCCTGCACAACTACCTGGGGCTGGCCTCGACCGCGTTTGCGCCCATCGACTTCGCCGCCCTGGCCCGGCGCGGCGCGGCGGTCCTCCGCCAGTTCCACAGCACGCCGGAGCTGGTGGCCGGGACCATGGGCATCCCCACGGCCGCACTGCTCGCCGATCCCTTGCCGTCCCTGGTCATTGCCCAGTACCCGGAGCGGCTGTACCCCCGGGCCATGGTGGTGCCCAATTTCGTGCCCGAGGACGAGGACGCCTACCGGCCGGCCGCCGGGCCGCCGGATGTGGACGTCTTTTTCAGCCACACCAAGACGGTCGGGGCCTTCGAGGACCGGTGGAACACCAAGGCCGCGCCCGAGGTGACGGCCCTGCTCGCCGACCTCCACCGGCGCCAGGGGGTCACGGCCGACATCGCGACCGGCGTGCCCCTGGCCGAGGCCCTTGGCCGCAAACGCCGGGCCAGGCTCGTAGTCGACGACCTGGTTTCCGGCAGCTACCACCTGACGGGCCTGGAAGGCCTGTCCATGGCCAAGCCGGTCCTGTCTTACCTCGACGGCCGGTGCCTGGAGCTTTTGGCCGCCTTTGCCGGCACGGCCAAGTGCCCGTTCGTCAACGTCCGGCTGGAGGACGCCGGCCCGGCCCTCCTGGCCCTGCACGCCGATCCTCTTGCCGCGACGGACATCGGGGCCCTGGGCCGGGAGTGGCTGGTCGAACACTGGAGCGCCGCCAGCCGGGTGGCGTATTATGTGGACGCCTATGAACGGCTCCTGCGCGACCCGGCGCTTGTTTCCCGGCAGCCGGAATTCTCCCTGGACGGGCCGGGCCGGCGATTTTTCGCCGTTGCCCTGCCCGAGGCCATGCACGAGGCCCGAAAGACGGCCGCCCTCCGGGCCGCCCTCCTGCCGCCGCCCTATGCCTCGGGCCGGAACTTTTTCCCCTGGCGCATCTCCCGCAAGAGCCACTTCGCCGCCTTCACCCCGCCGCCGGAGCTGGCCTTTCGCGACGCCGGCCTGGCCGACCTCAAATATTACCAGCACCTGCTCGCCTGGCATGTCCTCTCCGCCAGCCTGCCCGAGGGCGCCCGGGTTCTTGAAATCGGCGGCGGGGACTCGCCCCTTGGCCGGGTGCTGGCCAAGCGGTTCGACTACACCAACCTCGATCCCCTGGCCGGGGCCGGCAATGGCCCGACCGGCCCGGCGGCCGCGCCGCCGGGCCGGCTGGTCCGGGCGGCGCTCGGCGACTTTTCCCCGCAGTTGGCCGACCGGTCCTTTGACGCGGTCGTTTCCGTCTCGGCCCTGGAGCATGTGCCCGAAGACCCGGCCGTCTGGCGCGGGCTGGCCGACGACCTGTCCCGTCTCGGCCGGCCGGGCTCCTTCCACCTGCACCTTTTCGACGTGGTGGCCCGGCCGGACGGTCCCTGGACCAGCGGCTTCCTGCCCTATCTTCTGTCGCTGCTCGGCCGCCGCGACGAGCTGACCCCCTTTGCCGGCCTGGAGGGCGACCCGGACTGGCATTTCCTGGGAAAGGCCGCCTACGACCGCAACTGGCGGCCCGTGACCGGCCAGCCCTTTGACGCCTTTGGCCGGGCCTTTTCCTGGAACCTCTTTTTCACGGCCGAAGAGCTGCCGCCCCCTTGCGAGGACGCGGCCCACGCCACGGTCACGCTTCTCGGCGCGGACGCCGCCGCCTCCCTGGCCCTGCCGATCATCCTGGTACGGAAAAAGCTTCCCGCCATCCGGCTGGTCACGCCGTCTCTCGACCAGGCCGCCTTCCTGCCGGCCGCCCTGGACAGCGTGCTGTCCCAAGGCTACCCGGCGCTCGAATACGTGGTCCACGACGGCGGCAGCACCGACGGCTCGGCCGCCATCGTCCGCCGGGCCTCCCGGCATCTGCACTCTTGGCGGTCCGGTCCGGACGGCGGCCACTACCCGGCCGTGGCCGCAGGTTTTGCCGGGACCGGCGCGCCCATCCTCGGCTGGCTCAATGCCGACGACCTGCTCCACCCCCTGGCCCTCATGAAGGTCGCCGACACCTTTCTCGCAGACCCGGGCAGCCAGTGGATCACCGGCCGGCCCACGGCCTTTGACGCCTCAGGCCGGGTCACCTGGGTCCGGCCCGACCTGCCGGACTGGTCCCCGGACGTCTTTTACAAGGGCGATTTCCGGGCCTTCATCCAGCAGGAGTCCACCTTTTTCAGGCGCGAGCTGTGGGAAGCGGCCGGGGCCGGATTTTGCAACGACTTCCGGCTCGCCGGCGACTTCGACCTGTGGCTGCGGTTTTTCAAGCTGGCGCGCCTTCGCACCGTGGACCGGCTCCTCGGCGGCTACCGGCGCCACGGAAGCAACCGGGCCGTTCTGGGCCGCGACCGGTATCTGGCCGAGGTCCGGGCCAGCCTCGACCGGCACCAACCCTTTTTTGACGCAAGGAAGAAACACCCATGA
- a CDS encoding HlyD family secretion protein encodes MMLRLGVLAVALVMVLGGIFMLLRSGTKGHDPAPSTRSAPSAVTRPAAPPPPVPPAGPDWIAAPGRVEPVSEEMRLGFDIAGKIREVTVEEGDAVRQGQVLARLSADELTARVDAAEQTLAARQAALAKVLAGARDMERKEAQAAVEEARAVLDVAKVEHERRRQLLSKEVLSKEEADRAEREYKVATERLDASRQHFRLVDDPAREEDIKRAMAEEAEARARLAEAQALAEKASIRSPIDGVVLRKHRRAGEMVSVSFDTPVVTVGDISRLRIRADVDERDIGRVAVGQKVRLMAEAYGDRTFTGTVSRIAKILGRKNIRTDDPAEKNDTRILETLIDIDPPAELPVGLRMDVFILLGEDSEATLPAYRP; translated from the coding sequence ATGATGCTGCGCCTGGGCGTCTTGGCCGTGGCCCTGGTCATGGTCCTTGGCGGCATATTCATGCTGCTTCGTAGCGGCACCAAGGGCCATGACCCGGCCCCATCGACACGATCGGCCCCGTCTGCCGTGACCCGGCCCGCGGCCCCGCCCCCGCCCGTCCCACCCGCCGGTCCGGACTGGATCGCCGCGCCCGGCCGGGTCGAACCCGTGTCCGAGGAGATGCGCCTTGGCTTCGACATCGCCGGCAAGATCCGCGAAGTCACGGTCGAGGAGGGCGACGCCGTGCGCCAGGGACAGGTCCTGGCCCGGCTTTCCGCCGACGAACTGACCGCCCGGGTCGACGCCGCCGAACAGACGCTGGCCGCCCGCCAGGCCGCCCTGGCCAAGGTCCTGGCCGGAGCCCGCGACATGGAGCGCAAGGAGGCGCAAGCCGCCGTGGAAGAGGCCCGAGCCGTCCTCGACGTGGCCAAGGTGGAACACGAACGCCGCCGCCAACTCCTTTCCAAGGAGGTCCTGTCCAAGGAAGAAGCCGACCGGGCCGAACGCGAATACAAGGTGGCCACCGAACGCCTCGACGCCTCGCGCCAACACTTCCGCCTGGTCGACGATCCGGCCCGCGAGGAAGACATCAAGCGGGCCATGGCCGAGGAAGCCGAAGCCCGGGCAAGGCTGGCCGAAGCCCAGGCCCTGGCCGAAAAAGCCTCCATCCGCTCGCCCATCGACGGCGTGGTCCTGCGCAAGCACCGCCGGGCCGGCGAAATGGTGTCCGTCTCCTTCGACACCCCGGTCGTCACCGTCGGCGACATCAGCCGGCTGCGCATCCGCGCCGACGTCGACGAACGCGACATCGGCCGCGTGGCCGTGGGCCAGAAGGTCCGCCTCATGGCCGAAGCCTACGGCGATCGCACGTTTACCGGCACCGTCAGCCGCATCGCCAAGATCCTTGGCCGCAAGAACATCCGCACCGACGATCCGGCCGAGAAAAACGACACCCGCATCCTCGAAACCCTGATCGACATCGATCCGCCCGCCGAGCTGCCCGTGGGGCTGCGCATGGACGTGTTCATCCTGCTCGGCGAAGACAGCGAAGCGACATTGCCGGCGTATCGGCCGTAG
- a CDS encoding cytidylyltransferase domain-containing protein, whose protein sequence is MNIGALVPARLGSRRLPRKNILPFHGRPLLCRTLDVLLDSNVFCDVTVSTESEEVAAVVREHYPAGDVAVLIRPDSLAGDDAPLARVADHYMEARPRLHWGGLFMPTFPFRRAGRLVEAAAAIHTGYPLRVQAVRPEQHWDQDYFFPHGGGFAPVFAGFPTLLRFSSTSYMLWRRETPQCTAMRLGYRLSEREHRLRIDLEETVDIDTPADLDLALRLAAGARLTQTPVATRTHGPWFVQAPATATDADVAAFLDWLGPDLLADPTAPLLLLQKPEPPLFTARLAIDLAELHFLNPTAQDHTWSPRYVTTANTAHCLPVYQQSPIWRLVARDTPLLAPPCPVSRAGLGQPIAAEERLVPAGRVRFVEDMAGLPFYQGAYTVAG, encoded by the coding sequence ATGAACATCGGCGCCCTGGTGCCGGCCCGGCTGGGGTCCCGGCGGCTGCCGCGCAAGAACATCCTGCCCTTTCACGGCCGGCCGCTCCTGTGCCGCACCCTGGACGTGCTGCTTGATAGCAACGTCTTTTGCGACGTCACGGTCTCCACCGAAAGCGAGGAGGTGGCCGCCGTCGTCCGCGAGCACTACCCGGCCGGCGACGTTGCCGTCCTCATCCGGCCAGACAGCCTCGCCGGCGACGACGCGCCGCTGGCCCGGGTCGCGGACCACTACATGGAAGCCCGGCCCCGGCTCCACTGGGGCGGCCTTTTCATGCCGACCTTCCCCTTCCGCCGGGCCGGCCGCCTGGTCGAAGCCGCCGCCGCCATCCACACCGGCTATCCCCTGCGCGTCCAGGCCGTGCGCCCGGAACAGCATTGGGACCAGGACTACTTTTTCCCCCACGGGGGCGGCTTCGCCCCGGTCTTCGCCGGCTTTCCCACCCTCCTTCGCTTCTCCTCCACCAGCTACATGCTCTGGCGGCGCGAGACGCCCCAGTGCACGGCCATGCGCCTGGGCTACCGCCTGAGCGAACGCGAGCACCGCCTCCGTATCGACCTAGAGGAGACCGTGGACATCGATACCCCGGCCGACCTCGACCTGGCTCTCCGCTTGGCCGCCGGGGCCCGCCTCACCCAGACGCCCGTCGCCACCCGGACCCACGGCCCCTGGTTCGTCCAGGCCCCGGCCACGGCCACCGACGCCGATGTCGCCGCTTTCCTCGACTGGCTCGGCCCCGACCTCCTGGCCGATCCGACCGCCCCCCTGCTCCTCCTCCAAAAACCCGAACCGCCGCTCTTCACCGCCCGCCTGGCCATCGATCTGGCCGAGCTCCATTTCTTGAACCCCACCGCCCAGGACCACACCTGGTCGCCCCGCTACGTGACCACGGCCAATACCGCCCACTGCCTGCCCGTGTACCAGCAAAGCCCGATCTGGCGGCTCGTCGCCCGGGATACGCCACTTCTGGCCCCGCCCTGCCCCGTCAGCCGCGCCGGCCTCGGCCAGCCCATCGCGGCCGAGGAACGCCTCGTCCCGGCAGGCCGGGTCCGGTTCGTCGAGGACATGGCCGGGCTGCCGTTCTACCAGGGAGCGTACACGGTCGCAGGGTAA
- a CDS encoding D-sedoheptulose 7-phosphate isomerase, producing the protein MSESTMRLIAAYTEEACALRSRFFTENAALVDTVARTMAVALARGGKILFCGNGGSAADAQHLAAEFVNRFELERPPLPALALTTDSSILTAIGNDYGFDLIFAKQVQALGQPGDVVVGLSTSGNSPNVLAALAAAREKGCATVGLAGRNGAIVPLCDMALLVPHDRTAFIQEVHIAIGHLLCKLTDHYLFEAVMELGPDLEER; encoded by the coding sequence ATGTCGGAAAGCACCATGCGGCTCATTGCCGCCTACACCGAGGAAGCCTGCGCCCTGCGTTCCCGGTTTTTCACGGAAAACGCGGCCCTGGTCGACACGGTGGCCCGGACCATGGCCGTGGCCCTGGCCCGGGGCGGCAAGATCCTTTTTTGCGGCAACGGCGGCTCGGCCGCCGACGCCCAGCACCTGGCCGCCGAATTCGTCAACCGCTTCGAACTCGAACGGCCGCCGCTCCCCGCCCTGGCCTTGACCACCGACTCTTCCATCCTTACCGCTATCGGCAACGACTACGGATTCGACCTGATCTTCGCCAAACAGGTCCAGGCCCTTGGCCAGCCGGGCGACGTGGTGGTCGGGCTTTCGACCTCGGGCAACAGCCCCAACGTCCTGGCCGCCCTGGCCGCGGCCCGGGAAAAAGGCTGCGCCACGGTCGGCCTTGCCGGCAGAAACGGCGCCATCGTGCCCCTTTGCGACATGGCCCTTCTCGTGCCCCACGACCGCACCGCCTTCATCCAGGAAGTGCACATCGCCATCGGCCATCTGCTGTGCAAGCTGACCGACCACTACCTGTTCGAAGCCGTGATGGAGCTTGGCCCGGACCTCGAAGAACGGTAA
- a CDS encoding FmdB family zinc ribbon protein, whose product MPMYEYTCQQCGECFEEIVSSTATTTPPCPKCASPDTRKLMSACRTRTGPGQTGARTAASSSGGGCSGCAGGNCASCH is encoded by the coding sequence ATGCCCATGTACGAATACACCTGCCAGCAGTGCGGGGAATGCTTTGAAGAGATCGTTTCGAGCACCGCGACCACCACGCCGCCCTGCCCCAAATGCGCCTCGCCGGACACCAGGAAGCTGATGTCCGCCTGCCGCACCCGCACCGGGCCCGGCCAGACCGGGGCCCGTACGGCCGCGTCGTCCTCGGGCGGCGGCTGTTCCGGCTGCGCCGGCGGCAACTGCGCCTCCTGCCACTGA
- a CDS encoding FtsX-like permease family protein yields the protein MIIRIALRNLLHDRVRLAVTLTGVVFAVVLIAVQSGLFVGFTQATSCVIENTEAEVWVGSRGVRNFDVTYPLPARKFHQILGVPGVARAERFIVRFANWKKPAGGQESVEMVGFDIGSGLGRPWGLVAGSLAALRLPDTVAVDELYLSKLGVAGLGQSVEIGDRRARIVALTSGIRSFTTSPYVFASFENALKYTNLLDGEGAYILVRPVPGLAAEALRDAIRARVPDVDVFTREEFAGKTQYYWMFTTGAGMALLIAACLGLVVGGVVVAQTLYATTMDHLPEFGTLRAMGAPGSYIHRIIVTQAVAAALVGYGCGIVISYFLVDLAARGGASIVLTTPMAVGLFFLTVVMCVAAGLVSIRKVTTIDPAMVFRGA from the coding sequence ATGATCATCCGCATCGCCCTGCGAAACCTCCTGCACGACCGCGTGCGACTGGCCGTCACCCTGACCGGCGTGGTCTTTGCCGTGGTGTTGATCGCCGTCCAGAGCGGTCTTTTCGTCGGCTTCACCCAGGCCACCTCCTGCGTCATCGAAAACACCGAGGCCGAGGTCTGGGTCGGTTCGCGCGGGGTCCGGAACTTTGACGTCACCTATCCGCTGCCGGCCCGGAAATTCCACCAGATCCTCGGCGTTCCGGGCGTCGCCCGGGCCGAGCGGTTCATCGTCCGGTTCGCCAACTGGAAAAAACCGGCCGGCGGCCAGGAATCCGTGGAAATGGTCGGCTTTGACATCGGCTCGGGCCTCGGGCGGCCATGGGGCCTGGTGGCCGGGAGCCTTGCCGCCCTGCGCCTGCCCGATACCGTGGCCGTGGACGAGCTCTACCTTTCCAAGCTCGGCGTCGCCGGCCTGGGCCAGTCCGTCGAAATCGGCGACCGTCGGGCCCGGATCGTGGCGCTCACTTCCGGCATCCGGTCCTTCACCACCTCGCCCTACGTCTTCGCCTCCTTCGAGAACGCGCTCAAATACACCAATCTTCTGGACGGCGAGGGGGCCTATATCCTGGTGCGGCCCGTGCCCGGCCTTGCCGCCGAGGCCCTTCGCGACGCCATCCGGGCCCGGGTGCCGGATGTCGATGTGTTCACCCGGGAGGAGTTCGCGGGCAAGACCCAGTATTATTGGATGTTCACCACCGGGGCCGGCATGGCCTTGCTCATCGCCGCCTGTCTGGGGCTGGTGGTCGGCGGCGTGGTGGTGGCCCAGACCCTTTACGCCACCACCATGGACCACCTGCCGGAATTCGGCACGCTTCGGGCCATGGGCGCGCCGGGCAGCTACATCCATCGCATCATCGTCACCCAGGCCGTGGCCGCGGCCCTGGTCGGCTATGGCTGCGGCATCGTCATCAGCTATTTCCTGGTCGATCTGGCCGCGCGCGGCGGGGCGTCCATCGTCCTGACGACGCCCATGGCCGTGGGCCTTTTTTTCCTGACCGTGGTCATGTGCGTGGCCGCCGGCCTTGTCTCCATCCGCAAGGTCACGACCATCGATCCGGCCATGGTCTTCCGGGGAGCGTAA
- a CDS encoding SGNH/GDSL hydrolase family protein, whose product MMKRLLRLFGIVLLVAVQIVAVCYLVDFFFRRYEKNHVYSYATRGAPSFSLEAMLLNDVHGQVAAQKPGKEYRILVFGDSFTYAVTRPEYGFCAVLEQRLNALGLDRPVRVVNLGFPSISFPEYLERFYFWNQALDYDAVIFNVYAGNDFNDVRKTPYDPKALAETLARVCSHGLAFGPYTLLPHQYPFRFLDFVKAQALFRLQSDKSLRKLLGLPDLDSLGVLPDKADQRYRSLLPLSPDQMASEMRSHLKPYFKDTMFAYENALPWYQLFLATAARVAQSGKPVLVMVSPPLCAVSPAVGAEAAKALGQDPAKLDKGLPGRVTRELAASVGLPDDDILDLTPCLAETTPDGHGTYSGRDTHWSPEGNAWVADILAGQLAARWFGRPGDAACQAVQTPAREPVPAGRLLPVAAAKAMADAVVAGCPAQ is encoded by the coding sequence ATGATGAAACGCCTGCTACGCCTTTTCGGCATTGTCCTCCTCGTGGCTGTCCAGATCGTGGCCGTCTGCTACCTCGTGGACTTCTTCTTTCGCCGCTACGAGAAAAACCACGTCTATTCCTACGCCACCCGGGGCGCGCCGTCCTTTTCCCTGGAGGCCATGCTCCTCAACGACGTCCACGGCCAGGTGGCCGCCCAAAAGCCGGGAAAAGAGTACCGCATCCTGGTCTTCGGCGATTCCTTCACCTATGCCGTGACCAGGCCCGAGTACGGCTTTTGCGCCGTGTTGGAGCAGCGCCTGAACGCCCTTGGCCTCGACCGGCCGGTGCGGGTGGTCAACCTGGGCTTTCCCTCCATCTCCTTTCCCGAGTACCTGGAGCGGTTCTATTTCTGGAACCAGGCCCTGGACTACGACGCCGTCATTTTCAACGTCTACGCCGGCAACGACTTCAACGACGTGCGCAAGACGCCCTACGACCCGAAGGCCCTGGCCGAAACCCTGGCCCGCGTCTGTTCGCACGGCCTGGCCTTTGGCCCCTACACCCTGCTGCCCCACCAGTATCCGTTCCGGTTCCTGGACTTCGTCAAGGCGCAGGCCCTTTTCAGGCTCCAAAGCGACAAGTCCCTGCGAAAGCTGCTCGGCCTGCCGGACCTCGACAGCCTCGGCGTCCTGCCGGACAAGGCGGACCAGCGCTACCGCTCGCTTTTGCCGCTCTCCCCCGACCAGATGGCTTCCGAGATGCGCTCGCACCTGAAGCCCTATTTCAAGGACACCATGTTCGCCTACGAAAACGCCCTGCCCTGGTACCAGCTCTTCCTGGCCACGGCCGCCCGGGTGGCGCAATCTGGCAAGCCGGTCCTGGTCATGGTCTCCCCGCCCCTTTGCGCCGTCTCCCCGGCCGTGGGGGCCGAAGCGGCCAAGGCCCTCGGCCAGGACCCGGCAAAGCTGGACAAGGGCCTGCCCGGCCGGGTCACCCGGGAACTGGCCGCGTCCGTGGGACTCCCGGACGACGACATCCTGGACCTCACCCCGTGCCTGGCCGAGACGACCCCGGACGGCCACGGGACCTATTCCGGCCGGGACACCCACTGGAGCCCGGAAGGCAACGCCTGGGTGGCCGACATCCTGGCCGGCCAGCTTGCGGCCCGGTGGTTCGGCCGGCCCGGGGACGCCGCTTGCCAGGCTGTCCAGACGCCGGCCCGGGAGCCGGTCCCGGCCGGCCGGCTCCTGCCGGTGGCCGCCGCCAAGGCCATGGCCGACGCCGTCGTGGCCGGCTGCCCGGCCCAGTGA
- the thrB gene encoding homoserine kinase, with the protein MQPSLLGRTSDERCVSLIGMAGAGKSTLAALLARRLGWACLDTDRLIEATCGARLADLLARLGLEAFLRLEEDVVAGLSVRRCVVATGGSVIYGPRAVARLKASGPVVHLDIDLPTFLARVGDPGERAFVVPKGLTLAGVYAERQPLYAAAADLTVVSCGVPPDACVEQILQGIKP; encoded by the coding sequence ATGCAACCATCCTTACTTGGCCGGACTTCCGACGAACGCTGCGTCAGCCTGATCGGCATGGCCGGAGCCGGGAAATCGACCCTGGCCGCCCTGCTCGCCCGGCGGCTCGGCTGGGCCTGCCTGGACACCGACCGGCTGATCGAAGCCACCTGCGGGGCGCGGCTGGCCGATCTGCTGGCCCGGCTCGGGCTGGAGGCGTTTTTGCGCCTGGAAGAGGACGTGGTGGCCGGGCTCTCCGTCAGGCGTTGCGTGGTGGCGACCGGCGGGTCGGTCATCTACGGGCCCCGGGCCGTGGCCAGGCTCAAGGCCAGCGGGCCGGTGGTCCACTTGGACATCGACCTGCCGACGTTCCTGGCCCGGGTGGGCGACCCCGGGGAGCGGGCCTTCGTGGTGCCAAAGGGGCTCACGCTGGCCGGCGTCTACGCCGAACGGCAGCCGCTCTACGCCGCCGCCGCCGACCTGACGGTGGTCAGCTGCGGCGTGCCGCCGGACGCCTGCGTCGAACAAATACTGCAAGGAATCAAGCCGTGA
- the hemC gene encoding hydroxymethylbilane synthase: MREKLVIATRSSKLALWQANHVSARLRETYPGLVVDLLPIKTKGDKILDVPLAKVGGKGLFVKEIEEALLDGRADLAVHSMKDVPAEQPQGLVVGIVPEREDPCDTLLSVAYAGFAALPAGARVGTSSLRRKAQLMALRPDLSIIDLRGNLDTRVGKLLDGLFDAIVVATAGLNRLGLTAPQAVRLGPPEFLPAAAQGALGLEYRTDDPETAAMLAFFDHPESRDAVAAERGFLARLEGGCQVPIAAHATIDGDALALDGLVADPETGQTFRGNVTGKRSEARALGQGLAESVLAMGAKAVLEAVYKTVS, encoded by the coding sequence ATGCGCGAAAAGCTCGTCATCGCCACCCGAAGCAGCAAGCTGGCCCTGTGGCAGGCCAACCACGTCTCGGCCAGGCTGCGGGAAACCTATCCCGGCCTTGTGGTCGATCTCTTGCCGATCAAAACCAAGGGCGACAAGATCCTGGACGTGCCCCTGGCCAAGGTCGGCGGCAAGGGCCTGTTCGTCAAGGAGATCGAGGAAGCCCTCCTCGACGGCCGGGCCGACCTGGCCGTCCACTCCATGAAGGACGTGCCGGCCGAGCAGCCGCAGGGGCTTGTGGTCGGCATCGTGCCCGAGCGCGAGGACCCGTGCGACACGCTCCTGTCCGTGGCCTACGCGGGCTTCGCCGCCCTGCCGGCCGGGGCCAGGGTCGGCACCAGCAGCCTGCGCCGCAAGGCCCAGCTCATGGCCCTTAGGCCCGATCTTTCCATCATCGACCTGCGCGGCAACCTGGACACCCGGGTCGGCAAGCTCCTGGACGGCCTCTTCGACGCCATCGTCGTGGCCACGGCCGGGCTCAACCGCCTTGGGCTGACCGCCCCCCAGGCCGTGCGCCTGGGGCCGCCGGAATTCCTGCCCGCCGCCGCCCAGGGGGCCCTTGGCCTCGAATACCGGACCGATGACCCGGAAACCGCCGCCATGCTGGCCTTTTTCGACCACCCGGAAAGCCGCGACGCCGTGGCCGCCGAACGCGGGTTCCTGGCCCGGCTGGAAGGCGGCTGCCAGGTGCCCATCGCCGCCCACGCCACCATAGACGGCGACGCCCTCGCCCTCGACGGACTGGTGGCCGACCCGGAAACCGGCCAGACCTTTCGCGGCAACGTCACCGGCAAGCGGTCCGAGGCCCGGGCCCTGGGACAGGGCCTGGCCGAGTCCGTCCTGGCCATGGGAGCCAAGGCCGTGCTCGAGGCCGTGTACAAAACCGTTTCCTGA